The following nucleotide sequence is from Stigmatopora nigra isolate UIUO_SnigA chromosome 8, RoL_Snig_1.1, whole genome shotgun sequence.
AATGGCGTCCAATGATCTAAAAAATGGTTGATGCTAAGCGATGCTGATTATGCATTAAAAAAGCATGTATTTACACTTCTAATTGCTCACGAGAAAAACTCATGAGGAgaaaattgtttgatttttgacTGTTTTCTTGCCAACAAGTGGGATAGGCATCGTTTTTCATAAAACTTCCCTTCGAGACATTCCTAATTTTGCGGTCAGACTAGTATCACgtgaaaggacaaaaaaaaacaaacgacaGGCCCACGCCACGACCCGAAAGTCACCTCGGTCAGCTGACGGCAACGGCCGAGGGTAAAATAGCCCCGATTGTTCCTGCACTCGACTTTACAAGGAAGGAATTCCAGATGGTTGAAGGATTACGTCCACATGTCTACTGGTTGTTGACGTCCCATCACACTGAAGACGCCTGTCCGCCCTGCATAGGGTAGCAAAAGTACTTGCACTTACCACCTCTACTACTTTATATCATGTTATCTGGCGCCTTACTCTTGTTTATACAGTACACGGGATCTTCCTGTGTACAGTTGCGGTGGCAGCTGCTCCATGTTGACCATGAAGGTCTTTGTGGAAAAGTCGGCCATAATTACTCAACCAATGGCCGAGGAAGATTCAGAACTCAATTTGGGAGGCTTTCCATCGCAAAATTAGCTCATAGGATTGCGTCAAGTAGTAAAACAGCAACAAATCCCCAATAGTAATACTTCAACGATTGAGTACTGCAGAGTGACCACATCACAGGTTGAGTCCGCCAAATATGAATCAAAATTTATCCTTTAGGGACaataatataacaataaaaCAGGGGGAAGCAAATCACAATTGAACTGTATTACACCAGCTACTCGGAAGCCAAGGAagaacatctcatctcattttctgaaccgcgttatcctcattagggtcatactacacacaggtggattaacctggatttgaattaaATAATAGTAGAGTCACTGTTAGATTAAATAGGCAACGTAAAAACACTATCCCTAGATAACTATTGCGACAGGTCTTGAACTGATATACAGCGATaaacaaggtattactgtatataaacAAATAGCAGCTGTAGTATTTGTAAATGGTCTCATGTAACTATGGGCCTTCATAAATCCTATTATGTGAGCTGGGTTTGACTCGTGCCCGATGAAGCTCCCATATCCCAGGGGCTGGGGGGGTTGGACACTTATCTGGAGCTTTATCGGGCCACTCAAGGAGCCGCCGTTGTTGTGACACGGCTAAGATGGAAACAGCTCACATCAGACGTGACCTCATCGTGATCGGGTAATGCCGAGGTAAGCGCGAGAGGCATTTAGTGGAGAGCGGAGACAGCTGCAGGCGTGTACACACTGTGATATGAACGCACCACCTTAACCTCCCGCTACAATCTGGGTGGTCGACTGTAAgaaatttgcatgtttataGTAGTAAAAACTACTGGTTGAGCATCTCGCTAGTGGCCTGTGATAGGGAGTTAAGTGAACCAGATTTGTACGTTTTAGGAGATGCACCTGCAATTGCTTGATAATGGGGCTGGGGTCAAAATGAACTGTTAAGTCTTCATGGGGAAGttatttaacttattggctCCATCCGTTTTATGGCATGTTAtaataaatgtgtgcatttgtttaaaaaatacaaacacaattataaaaagacttctatataaatataatatataactaACAATATTACCCTTAGtttttgaaatgaacaaaaatagtcacttcacTGATAATTCAGTTGTAGTCATGTTACTCAAGTGCTAAAAATTGCACAACACCACAAAAATGTCACTCTCAAAATGGGTCAAAGCACTCATCGATTGCCACTGACGAATGATCGCTGCCAGTCCCTCCCCGTTTGGACGTTTGCCACTgacaatggcagtgaatgagttaattatTCTCCCCATAAATAACTTGGGGACTACTTAAATGAATGGGATAATTTTCCTTCTCTGCATTTGttcagtggtagtagtagtgggagtggtagtagtagtagtggtagtagtggtagtagtggtagtagaggTAGTAggggtagtagtggtagtagtggtagtagtggtagtagtggtagtagtggtagtagtggtagtagtggtagtagtggtagtagtggtagtagcagtagtagcagtagtagtagcagtagtagtagtatcagcTGGGAGCTGTTGGAAACAGCAGGGGTCAAAATGGATGTGGGAATTAATGTGTCATTGGTGTAGAGTTAAACAGTATTGAAAACCGTCTCTTTCAACCGTTATACAATGGAAGTGAATGGCATTGTTTTTCGCTACACTTCACAGGGATAGATAAACAAACAAGGACACAATAcattaaatttgactttttttctcgcCACAGTGTGCACCAGATGCCATGGCACTGGTTGGAAATCACTGTTGAAGCATAGGCCAACCCTTTATACTCCTTAAAAGAATtctgaattatttttgtcaaatacTTTCAATGGGCTAAAATTATAAACTACAGCACACACAGTAGTTATAAATTCAATGCACATCACAAACATTtcttaaatgtaaatatttctgaaaaaatGCCCTATTACTCCTGCATGTAACTATTCTCATTATAACATTTCACAGTATTTCTGTACTGTATATACtagtattcatttatatattgcTTTATTTATCTATGCCGCAGTGGCAATTGAATTTCCCCAATGGGAGATGAATAAATATCTATTTTATTCTAGTCTATACTGAACATGGTGCAGGTGTACCTAATAAACTGACGTCTGATTATGGGGTTAAATGACAAATATGTACTTACATATCTCCGTAGTTTCCTCTCGGGTGGCGATTTCCTCAGCCAGCCCTGGAGGATGATCTCTCCGCCGCTCATCTCGCCGACAAGTCCGTCCCTCGGTGTCCTACACGCGCAGGACGCCCCAGACCGGCGTGTGCTTTTCCCCCATCCGAGCCGAGACGGAACCAGGCGGGACCAGGCGGGACGACACGATCCAAGACCGGGGGAAGTGTCTGGCGGTGCCGGTGGAGAGACGCAATCGGGCGAGCCTGAGCTGCTCCTCCGCGGGGAAGCTCGACTGATGCGGGCCAGCGTCACGGGGCGTCTGCGGCTTGTTTTCCCAACTCGACACCACGCCCACGGCCGGCTTGTGAGAGAGGGGCGGGCCGGTATCTACAAATGTCAGACAAAATGTTATACTTAGACTTGTATTGAGGCTTAAATTTAGTTAATGAGGAACATAACACTTCCAGGAACTTAAAAAATGAAACGTTTTTAGGAATAGAAGTGTATCAAAACGCAATTTCTCATTGTTGGATGAGGAAACGGCACCACATGTTGGTGAAGTGGGGTAAACACAGGCTTCACTTGGTAACTGGATTAATTTCTTTCAAACTTGTTGCCTTAAATGCtttatctttgtgttttaaGCAAAACTTACCACTAATGAAGCTGAAATGTGATCAGCACTTTTTcctattttagacattttttcgAATCAGGATTGTATTTTCCCAGCAGGAGACAAATTTGTAACATTATTCCTGAATTTAGGAATAACTGGAGCAAAGATCCAGTGTCAATTGCTGTTCTTAAAGGCACTGCTGCCATCTAGCTTCAATTTTGGGATGCATTATATCTTGAGAAAACTTATGCCAGTTTGAATGCAGAACTGCCCGAGCATTTCATATTGCTTTAAACTGTGAATTGAAATTAAGATAAAAATGACAGCAGCCTTCACATTTCAGAAAGCaatatattgttaaatatgaCATATTTCAACAGTCATCCccataaaacaaaatgaaaatgctgAACCTGGAATAATTACAGCAGACAAGAATGTGCATAGCGAGGGAAGGGAATCACATCCTTGATGTTGTCCACTCCAAGAATGCATTGCAGATAGCGTTCAAATCCCATCCCAAAACCGCCGTGGGGAACGGAGCCAAAACGCCTCAAATCCAAATACCTGAAAATAAATTCACCTTCACTGTTATTGGCcatgatagacgtccaaccaCAATGCCCAATGTAGCATGAATTGAAAGAGTTTATCATGTAAGAATTCATTCCGTGAAGACAACAAATTGGCTCTTACCAACTGTAGGTGTCTTCTAATCCGAccctaagaagaaaaaaaaactgtttaaaagAAAGCATATTATAGAAAATCTACTTATTTCTAGCATTTCCATTTACCAAATcacaaccaatgttccctctaagctgcaattgcgcactactcttgtcttctctgcgcagcagcaatcatatagcgtgcagtaaataaaccaacaaaaaattagagggaacattggtcacaAAACTGATCTATAATCCAAAATAATGGTGTGTGGATTAGGGCTGGGTGATTATTTGACTGTGACCATGAAAAATTTCCGGTCGATTTTGACATTGACATCTGCAACTTAGATATAAGAGTCAAATCAGAAAAGGGCTGATATTGAAATCATAAAAATGGATTCTTTTTTGCATGAGTGCACTCTTACTCTTCCAGACGAGCTTTTAACAGGTCCAGCCTCTCCTCCCTCAGCGACCCCCCACATAGCTCGCCAACGCCGGGCACCAGAAGATCCACAGCAGCCACCTGCGCTTCAAAACAACACATCAACAATTTCTACTCATGCATCTGCCATTGTTTTTCAACCCACCGTGCGTTGGGGCTGGTCTCGGTTATCTCTGGCATAAAAGGGCTTGAGCTGGTAAGGATAATCGACGACAAAGACTGGACGCATTCCGCAATGTTTCACCAGGTACTTCTCGTGTTCTGTCTGGAGGTCGCAGCCCCACTGGGAAATGGCCAGAGGACGGATGTCAAGGTGGCATTGAGCTTCTTAGATGATCAAGCGATAATACGTACGTTAACGGGGAAGGCGAACGTCTGAGCGCTTTGCTTAAGGATATTTATAGCCTCGCTGTAGGTCACCCTGGATGTGGAAAGATTTTCTTTAATAATTGTCCCAACATGAGCAAAGTTAATGAAGATTTGTGATCTATTACAGCACtaataatcaaataattggacaatttcaacacagtaacaacaataataacaaaaactatCACAAATCCTTCAATCAGTTGTGCAGTTTGTGATTTAATGGTTACATTATTTTAtgcattaccgtattttcacgactataagacgcattgcattataaggcgcaccctcaatgaatgacatttttttccatatattaggtgcaatgtattataaggcgccttatctattttggagaaaatgtaagacttataagtgcgcctcatagtccttaaatacggtaatttgaaATAGGGATAATCTGCATAGAGATGTTCTTATCTATGAGGATAGTTTTGCAactcaataaattaaaaaaaaatacttacacaTGGAATTTTGCCTTCAGCATGGCTTCCACTGCATCCTTTCATCATGTTGAagatagaggggaaaaaaagccacaatgaGGCGATTGGTCAGCCTGTTGCTGGGCAAAACTCACCCTGTGTCCCGGTGTCACGTGCTTATGAAATAAGTCCACGTCTTGAGGGCAGCGGTCCAACACGTGCTCGGTGGTTCGTCTGAACATGGCCTCCATGACCTGTAGCGGGTGCGCCATTAATGATTTAAGTGAGACTTGCTATGCATGTTAACTTATTTGTTGCATTTTAACATGATTACGATGGGGGACAGATTTTTGTTGTATGTTTTTGGTCTGTTAGATGGTTTGAACTCATTTTGgagttaaaaaaatccaaaagacatCCTAATTTTTCTCTTGCATGTCAACTTTTTTATTGATAGTAAGTCTATCAAAGACAGAAAgcctttattttagctttttttaattaacaagtGCTGAAAGTAAATACAATtctcctttaatttttttaaccccccCTGTGCTCTGCTTgtttacatattatatatagcacatgtgtcaaagaggcggtccgggggccaaatctggcccgccgcatcattttgtgtggcccgggaaagtaaatcatg
It contains:
- the nars2 gene encoding asparaginyl-tRNA synthetase; the protein is MAGSFSRVYTFGPTFRAENSQSRRHLAEFFMVEAEVAFTETIEDLTTVMEAMFRRTTEHVLDRCPQDVDLFHKHVTPGHRDAVEAMLKAKFHVVTYSEAINILKQSAQTFAFPVNWGCDLQTEHEKYLVKHCGMRPVFVVDYPYQLKPFYARDNRDQPQRTVAAVDLLVPGVGELCGGSLREERLDLLKARLEEVGLEDTYSWYLDLRRFGSVPHGGFGMGFERYLQCILGVDNIKDVIPFPRYAHSCLL